From the Dehalobacter sp. genome, one window contains:
- a CDS encoding DNA-directed RNA polymerase subunit alpha produces MLEIEKPNIECVERSEDNTYAKFIIEPLERGYGITLGNSLRRILLSSLPGSAVTSVKIEGVLHEFSTIPGVLEDVTEIILNIKSLALKGHTDEPRVLRLECEGERVVTARDIITGPDIEILNPDLKIATLDKDGRLFMEMNVERSRGYVSAEKNKKADQVIGVIPVDSIFTPIYKVNYAVEDTRVGMMTDFDKLTLEVWSNGSITPKEATSLAAKILSEHLRLFIGLNDNLGNVEIMVEKEEEAKDKILEMTIEELDLSVRSYNCLKRAGINSVEELTQRTEEDMIKVRNLGRKSLEEVEHKLRELGLGFRTPED; encoded by the coding sequence ATGCTTGAAATCGAAAAGCCCAATATTGAATGTGTTGAGAGATCTGAAGATAATACCTATGCCAAATTCATTATTGAACCCTTAGAGAGAGGCTATGGCATTACCTTGGGGAATTCCCTGCGTCGTATCCTGCTTTCTTCTCTACCCGGGTCCGCGGTTACTTCAGTAAAAATAGAAGGCGTACTACACGAATTCTCAACCATTCCAGGAGTCTTGGAAGACGTAACTGAGATCATTCTCAATATTAAATCCCTCGCTCTCAAAGGCCATACGGATGAACCGCGCGTTCTGCGTTTGGAATGTGAAGGGGAACGGGTTGTTACCGCAAGAGACATTATCACCGGTCCCGATATTGAGATTCTCAATCCAGATTTGAAGATCGCCACGTTGGATAAAGACGGACGCCTCTTCATGGAAATGAACGTCGAACGTTCCCGCGGCTATGTCTCAGCTGAGAAGAATAAAAAAGCAGATCAGGTAATCGGCGTTATTCCTGTCGATTCCATCTTTACCCCAATTTATAAAGTCAACTATGCTGTAGAAGATACCCGGGTCGGTATGATGACTGACTTTGACAAGCTTACCCTGGAAGTATGGTCTAACGGCAGTATTACCCCGAAAGAGGCAACGAGTCTCGCAGCCAAGATTTTGAGCGAACATTTGAGGCTCTTTATCGGACTGAACGATAATCTGGGTAATGTTGAAATCATGGTGGAAAAAGAAGAAGAGGCCAAAGATAAGATTCTGGAAATGACCATTGAAGAACTGGATCTTTCCGTAAGATCTTATAATTGCCTGAAACGCGCCGGCATAAACAGCGTTGAAGAACTGACACAAAGAACTGAAGAAGATATGATCAAAGTACGCAATCTTGGGCGCAAATCTCTGGAAGAAGTCGAACACAAGCTCAGAGAACTTGGGCTGGGATTCCGTACTCCGGAAGATTAA
- the rpsD gene encoding 30S ribosomal protein S4 translates to MAKYTESVCRLCRREGQKLFLKGDRCYTNKCAVDRRAYAPGMHGQARGKKPTEYGIQLREKQKVRRIYGVLEKQFRGYFDKAARQKGMTGENLLRLLERRLDNVVFRLGFASSRPEARQLVTHGHITINGKRVDIASYLVSTGEAISIKESSRDNNRIKEMAESLKDRAVPAWLSLDINSITGTVINMPTREDIQIPIEEHLIVEKYSR, encoded by the coding sequence ATGGCTAAATATACAGAATCAGTATGTCGTCTGTGCCGGCGTGAGGGTCAGAAGTTATTCCTGAAAGGGGATCGCTGCTATACCAATAAATGTGCTGTGGACCGTCGGGCGTATGCTCCGGGCATGCACGGACAGGCTAGAGGCAAAAAACCGACTGAGTACGGCATTCAGCTCAGAGAAAAGCAGAAAGTTCGGAGGATCTACGGCGTTCTTGAGAAACAGTTCCGTGGATATTTCGACAAAGCTGCCCGTCAAAAAGGTATGACCGGGGAAAATCTTCTCCGTTTATTGGAACGCCGTTTGGATAATGTTGTTTTCAGACTTGGCTTTGCTTCATCCAGACCCGAAGCACGTCAGCTTGTGACACATGGTCATATCACAATCAATGGCAAACGCGTCGATATTGCATCTTATCTCGTCAGCACTGGCGAGGCAATTTCGATTAAAGAAAGCAGCAGAGACAACAATAGAATCAAGGAAATGGCCGAATCCTTAAAGGATCGTGCTGTTCCTGCATGGTTAAGCCTGGATATCAACAGCATCACAGGGACTGTCATCAACATGCCAACCCGTGAAGATATTCAGATTCCGATTGAAGAACATCTTATCGTAGAGAAATATTCTCGTTAA
- a CDS encoding HAMP domain-containing histidine kinase, translated as MNLKKRLIAANAATVAIPVLITALVAMAYLFIYSKLYGNIYSWESYQRASQIEAVLMDTERLIQQESPDAIADEKFQRLLRQKIAEIGGELIILKDDSMIYTSLDAPGIGKIELAKALEAGQNKPGKESIVISGQSFTVQIIGQDPADTAGGTVLLLVPPDQAANGLIQFLIVIGLTFLCSFIVTNILISYQFSRAVLQPLNHLQHAADEIRTGNLDCQIAEEGDREIEALCRDLELMRLKLKESIHTQLKYEDNRKMLISSISHDLKTPVTSIKGYVEGILDGVANTPEKTEKYLKTIYVKAEQVDKMIDDLLLYAKLDLNQIPFNFERTDVQEFIKSCLLESEPELGNNRIHTEMFSDLTQKRCVFLDRERMKRIIMNILDNSRKYMDKDEAVIRVLLRETPSSIIMEFQDNGCGVSEKDLPYIFDRFYRSDQARTGIEGSGLGLAIAKQVVEGHQGIIWAMSHGKEGMSILISLAYLKDEYHVNSKST; from the coding sequence ATGAATCTTAAGAAGCGTTTAATTGCAGCAAATGCAGCTACCGTGGCGATTCCGGTGCTGATTACAGCACTGGTCGCCATGGCTTATCTGTTTATATACAGCAAACTATATGGCAATATATATTCCTGGGAAAGCTACCAGCGGGCCTCTCAGATTGAAGCAGTACTGATGGATACAGAAAGACTGATCCAGCAGGAGAGTCCCGACGCGATTGCCGATGAAAAGTTCCAGCGGCTGTTGCGCCAGAAAATAGCCGAAATCGGAGGCGAACTGATCATCCTGAAGGATGATAGCATGATCTATACCTCGCTGGATGCACCGGGAATTGGCAAAATTGAGCTGGCTAAGGCCTTGGAAGCAGGACAAAACAAGCCTGGCAAGGAAAGCATTGTGATCAGTGGTCAGTCCTTTACGGTTCAGATTATTGGGCAGGATCCTGCAGATACTGCTGGGGGAACCGTGCTGCTGCTCGTTCCGCCGGATCAGGCAGCTAACGGCCTGATTCAGTTCCTCATTGTGATCGGCCTGACGTTCCTTTGCTCTTTCATTGTTACGAACATCCTGATCTCCTATCAGTTTTCGCGGGCGGTTTTGCAGCCACTGAATCATCTACAACATGCTGCAGATGAGATCCGGACCGGCAACCTGGACTGCCAGATTGCCGAAGAAGGTGACCGGGAGATTGAAGCATTGTGCCGGGACCTTGAGCTTATGCGCCTTAAGCTCAAGGAATCGATCCATACCCAGCTGAAATACGAAGACAACAGAAAAATGCTGATATCCAGCATATCCCATGATCTAAAGACTCCCGTTACTTCGATTAAGGGTTATGTTGAAGGCATTTTGGATGGCGTCGCAAATACCCCGGAAAAAACGGAGAAATATTTGAAAACCATCTATGTAAAGGCTGAGCAGGTTGATAAGATGATTGATGATTTGCTGCTCTACGCCAAACTTGATCTAAACCAGATTCCGTTTAATTTTGAAAGGACCGATGTTCAGGAATTCATTAAAAGCTGCTTGCTGGAAAGTGAACCTGAACTCGGAAACAATAGAATTCACACGGAAATGTTCAGTGATCTGACCCAAAAGCGCTGCGTTTTTCTTGATCGGGAACGAATGAAAAGAATTATTATGAATATTCTGGACAACTCTCGTAAGTATATGGACAAAGATGAGGCGGTAATAAGGGTTCTGCTCAGGGAGACTCCTTCCAGTATTATTATGGAGTTTCAGGACAATGGGTGTGGAGTCAGTGAAAAGGATCTGCCGTATATTTTTGACCGGTTTTATCGTTCCGATCAGGCCAGAACAGGGATTGAGGGAAGCGGCCTCGGACTTGCGATTGCCAAACAGGTCGTCGAGGGGCATCAGGGGATTATCTGGGCAATGTCCCACGGCAAGGAAGGAATGAGTATTCTGATTTCACTGGCCTATCTTAAAGACGAGTACCATGTCAACTCTAAGTCTACATGA
- a CDS encoding L,D-transpeptidase, with product MKRKQSKIALATVVILFIVAGLMSFLGGSEVVSVFSRYNSNQHQTTPQDNQTSYHNQQNGTAENSGGNNQGAENDQKAEAKQQESANGQQDQTAKSQETQQSDYRIDVDVTEQIVRIYYQGSEIKQFTASTGANNLTPLGDFEIQNRGEWFFSEKYQQGAKYWVSFKDWGVYLFHSVPMDKQKKMIAEEAAKLGTPASHGCIRLEVENAKWIYDNIPQGTKVHIH from the coding sequence TTGAAAAGAAAACAATCTAAAATCGCACTTGCCACGGTAGTTATATTATTTATTGTTGCCGGGTTAATGAGCTTTCTGGGCGGATCTGAAGTAGTCAGTGTGTTTTCTCGGTACAATTCTAATCAGCACCAGACAACCCCGCAAGATAACCAGACTTCTTATCATAACCAACAGAATGGAACGGCTGAAAACAGCGGTGGGAATAACCAGGGTGCAGAAAATGATCAGAAAGCTGAAGCGAAGCAGCAGGAATCCGCGAACGGACAGCAGGATCAAACGGCCAAATCTCAGGAAACCCAACAAAGTGACTACAGGATTGATGTTGATGTGACCGAACAAATTGTCCGGATCTATTATCAGGGTTCTGAAATTAAACAATTCACAGCGTCGACAGGCGCCAATAATTTGACTCCGCTGGGGGATTTTGAAATTCAAAACCGCGGCGAATGGTTTTTCTCCGAAAAATACCAGCAGGGTGCCAAATACTGGGTCTCTTTCAAAGACTGGGGTGTGTACCTTTTCCATTCTGTCCCGATGGATAAACAGAAAAAAATGATTGCCGAAGAAGCGGCCAAACTTGGTACACCGGCTTCTCATGGCTGTATCAGGCTAGAAGTGGAAAACGCCAAATGGATTTATGATAACATACCGCAGGGAACGAAGGTGCATATTCATTAA
- the rpsM gene encoding 30S ribosomal protein S13, which yields MARIAGVDIPRDKRVEVALTYIYGIGNSQSKKILTKTQINPDTRVKDLTDDEVAKIRETIDKEYKVEGDLRREVSLNIKRLMEIGSYRGLRHRRGLPVRGQRTKTNARTRKGPARAIGGKKKK from the coding sequence ATGGCACGTATCGCAGGGGTGGATATACCTCGGGACAAACGTGTTGAGGTTGCACTTACCTACATCTATGGTATCGGCAATTCTCAATCCAAAAAAATCCTGACAAAAACACAGATTAACCCTGACACCAGGGTCAAAGATCTTACAGACGACGAAGTCGCCAAGATCAGGGAAACCATTGATAAAGAATACAAGGTCGAAGGCGATCTGCGTCGGGAAGTGTCCCTTAACATTAAAAGACTGATGGAAATCGGCAGTTATCGTGGCCTTCGCCATCGTCGTGGACTACCTGTGCGCGGACAGCGGACCAAAACCAATGCCCGTACACGCAAAGGTCCCGCAAGAGCAATTGGCGGAAAGAAGAAAAAGTAA
- the rplM gene encoding 50S ribosomal protein L13, translating into MTTTQFAKAHEVDRKWLVIDAAGVSLGRVAAEAARLLRGKHKPIFTPNVDTGDFVIIVNADKTLITGNKLDKKMYRWHTGYPGGLKEMTYRVLMSKAPEKAMEHAVKGMLPHNKLGAQMYKKLKVYSGPEHPHQAQKAEVWNMK; encoded by the coding sequence ATGACCACCACGCAATTTGCGAAAGCCCATGAGGTGGACCGTAAATGGTTAGTCATTGACGCAGCCGGTGTTTCTTTGGGAAGAGTGGCAGCTGAAGCCGCCCGCTTGCTCAGAGGAAAACATAAGCCGATATTTACCCCGAACGTTGACACAGGTGATTTTGTCATTATCGTCAATGCAGATAAAACGTTGATTACCGGCAATAAACTGGATAAGAAAATGTATCGCTGGCATACCGGTTATCCAGGCGGACTGAAAGAAATGACCTACCGAGTGCTGATGAGCAAAGCCCCCGAAAAAGCTATGGAACATGCTGTAAAAGGAATGCTTCCTCACAACAAACTTGGTGCACAGATGTATAAGAAACTTAAAGTATACTCGGGACCGGAACATCCGCATCAGGCCCAAAAAGCAGAAGTATGGAATATGAAATAG
- the rpsI gene encoding 30S ribosomal protein S9 has product MSAQLQYQGTGRRKNAVARVRLLAGNGKYTINDRDLSEYFGKKTLEMIVQQPLEVTETLGKYDLIARVHGGGTTGQAGALRMGIARALLKADESLRPALKRAGFLTRDPRMKERRKYGLKKARKAPQFSKR; this is encoded by the coding sequence ATGTCAGCACAGCTTCAGTATCAAGGTACAGGCAGAAGGAAAAATGCAGTTGCCCGGGTCAGACTTCTGGCCGGTAACGGAAAATATACGATTAACGACAGAGACCTAAGTGAATACTTCGGCAAGAAAACTTTAGAGATGATTGTTCAGCAGCCCTTAGAAGTTACTGAAACTTTAGGGAAATACGATTTAATTGCCAGAGTTCACGGCGGCGGTACAACCGGCCAGGCCGGTGCCCTTAGAATGGGTATTGCCAGAGCTTTGCTTAAAGCAGATGAAAGTCTTCGTCCGGCTTTAAAACGCGCAGGTTTTCTTACCCGTGACCCGCGTATGAAAGAGCGTCGCAAATACGGACTCAAAAAAGCCCGCAAAGCGCCTCAATTCTCGAAACGTTAA
- a CDS encoding N-acetylmuramoyl-L-alanine amidase codes for MTKQPNYSWISGLKRRQRMLRLKIILASSILVLLAVTGIFLSQKTVAHAAKDVPGWSWILGGVTISIDAGHGGVDPGAVGVNKTLEKDVNLQVSKRLQVLFTQAGSKVVMLREQDRDFGTSLSLLQRKREDLAYRIQTAMESQAKIYLSIHANSFSDQRQHGPQVFYHPESEGGKLLAESIQQSLNKVGTKKREAKANQSYFILKNTDMVAVTIEVGFLSNPEEEKKLNESAYQQQLAMAIFEGVGNYLAKEQPVAAAD; via the coding sequence ATGACTAAACAACCAAATTATTCATGGATCAGCGGACTGAAGCGCAGACAGAGAATGCTAAGACTAAAGATCATACTGGCATCAAGCATTCTCGTTCTTCTGGCCGTAACCGGAATTTTTCTCAGCCAGAAAACAGTAGCGCATGCCGCCAAGGATGTTCCCGGATGGAGCTGGATACTCGGCGGGGTAACCATTTCGATCGATGCCGGTCATGGCGGGGTTGATCCTGGGGCTGTTGGCGTCAATAAAACCCTGGAGAAGGATGTGAACCTGCAGGTTTCTAAAAGGCTGCAGGTACTGTTCACCCAGGCCGGAAGCAAAGTTGTGATGCTAAGGGAGCAGGACCGGGATTTTGGGACTTCTTTAAGCTTGCTTCAACGCAAAAGAGAGGACTTGGCCTACCGGATTCAAACCGCTATGGAATCCCAGGCTAAAATATATCTGAGTATTCATGCCAATAGTTTTTCCGATCAAAGACAACATGGCCCGCAAGTGTTTTACCATCCGGAATCCGAGGGAGGAAAACTGCTGGCTGAAAGTATACAGCAAAGTTTGAATAAAGTCGGAACAAAAAAACGGGAAGCAAAAGCGAACCAAAGCTATTTTATCCTCAAGAATACGGATATGGTGGCCGTGACGATTGAAGTCGGTTTTCTGTCCAATCCGGAAGAAGAAAAGAAATTAAACGAAAGTGCTTATCAGCAGCAGCTGGCCATGGCTATTTTCGAAGGAGTGGGCAATTATCTGGCCAAGGAACAGCCGGTGGCGGCAGCCGATTAA
- the infA gene encoding translation initiation factor IF-1 — MSKEDVIEVEGKVLEPLPNAMFTVELNNGHKVLAHVSGKIRMHFIRILPGDRVTVELSPYDLTRGRIVYRFK, encoded by the coding sequence ATGTCAAAAGAAGATGTGATTGAGGTCGAAGGCAAAGTACTGGAACCATTGCCGAACGCAATGTTTACGGTAGAATTAAACAATGGTCATAAGGTACTGGCGCATGTCTCCGGCAAGATTCGGATGCATTTTATCAGAATTTTGCCTGGAGATCGGGTCACGGTGGAGCTTTCTCCCTATGACTTGACCAGAGGAAGAATTGTATACAGATTTAAGTAA
- the rpsK gene encoding 30S ribosomal protein S11 gives MARKVVRTRKRERKNVESGIAHIKSTFNNTIVTITDTTGNALSWSSSGSLGFKGSRKSTPFAAQMAAETAAKAAMEHGLKIVECFVKGPGSGREAAIRALQAAGLEVNLIRDVTPVPHNGCRPPKRRRV, from the coding sequence ATGGCTCGTAAAGTTGTTCGTACCAGAAAAAGAGAACGTAAAAATGTTGAAAGCGGCATAGCACATATTAAGTCGACTTTTAATAATACGATTGTCACCATTACAGACACGACCGGAAACGCACTTTCCTGGTCCAGTTCCGGTTCTTTGGGTTTCAAAGGATCACGTAAAAGCACACCTTTTGCTGCGCAGATGGCTGCAGAGACAGCTGCCAAAGCAGCAATGGAGCATGGGCTCAAAATTGTTGAATGTTTTGTCAAAGGTCCAGGATCAGGCCGTGAAGCCGCAATCAGAGCATTGCAGGCGGCAGGTCTGGAAGTGAACCTTATTCGGGACGTAACTCCGGTACCGCATAACGGATGTCGGCCGCCCAAACGCAGAAGAGTATAG
- a CDS encoding ABC transporter permease, protein MAAYKAALINEIEKLYKKKKALVALIISLVVIVLGQLAVVGVRTGFGVRGTGSVEFPVLVLSVVVNTILPLFTALVAIDCFSGEFSHNLMRVTLTRPVSRLKIYTAKVTAIAVFILANLLILMVFSMLAGFLFNANSATLTAVARTVLVYVISLFPLFTLALGIVFLANILKSGTSVFFVAIIVFLAIKAFGIFFSEYSSLLVTTQLDWYNLWLANSLPLAKIGREFCLMLGYALMFFAAGFYLFDKKEF, encoded by the coding sequence ATGGCCGCGTATAAAGCTGCTTTGATCAATGAAATTGAAAAGCTGTACAAAAAGAAAAAAGCCCTGGTTGCGCTGATTATCTCACTGGTTGTGATTGTACTGGGGCAGCTGGCCGTCGTTGGTGTCAGAACCGGCTTTGGTGTAAGAGGCACCGGCAGCGTGGAATTTCCCGTACTGGTTTTGTCGGTCGTCGTCAATACGATTCTGCCGCTGTTTACAGCGCTCGTTGCCATTGACTGTTTTTCCGGGGAGTTCTCCCATAACCTGATGCGCGTCACGCTGACCAGGCCGGTCAGCAGGCTGAAAATCTATACGGCCAAAGTCACGGCCATTGCGGTCTTTATTCTGGCCAACCTGCTGATCTTAATGGTCTTTTCCATGCTGGCCGGTTTTCTGTTTAATGCCAATTCCGCTACGCTTACCGCTGTAGCGAGAACCGTGCTCGTTTATGTGATCAGCTTGTTTCCGCTGTTTACATTGGCCCTAGGGATTGTGTTTTTGGCCAATATTCTAAAGAGCGGCACGTCGGTATTTTTTGTTGCAATTATTGTTTTTCTGGCCATCAAGGCTTTTGGTATTTTCTTTTCCGAGTACTCAAGCCTGTTGGTTACCACACAGCTCGACTGGTACAATTTGTGGCTGGCCAATTCTTTGCCGCTGGCGAAGATTGGCCGGGAGTTTTGTCTGATGCTTGGCTACGCACTGATGTTTTTTGCAGCGGGGTTTTATTTGTTTGATAAAAAAGAGTTCTAG
- the rplQ gene encoding 50S ribosomal protein L17 — protein MAYRKLGVNMSRRRAMLRNIVTSLLKHGKIETTEARAKELNSLAEKMITLGKRGDLAARRQAMEFLLDETVVKELFDTIAPKYADRQGGYTRIMKNGYRRGDAAEMVLVELVD, from the coding sequence TTGGCATACCGTAAGCTTGGAGTTAACATGAGCCGCAGAAGGGCTATGTTAAGAAATATTGTAACTTCCTTGCTGAAGCATGGAAAGATTGAGACAACAGAAGCAAGAGCAAAAGAACTGAATTCCCTGGCAGAGAAAATGATTACCCTGGGCAAAAGGGGTGACCTGGCTGCCAGACGTCAGGCGATGGAATTTTTGCTGGATGAGACGGTAGTAAAAGAGCTTTTTGATACAATAGCTCCGAAATATGCCGATAGGCAGGGTGGCTACACCAGAATCATGAAAAACGGCTATCGTCGTGGAGATGCTGCCGAAATGGTTTTAGTTGAGCTTGTGGACTAA
- the truA gene encoding tRNA pseudouridine(38-40) synthase TruA, producing MRNILLRLAYDGTNYHGFQRQPEEHGQTIQGELEKVWKKLFAEEIKITTAGRTDTGVHAAGQVINFCSEARIPQEKIPKAMNSILPYDIRIREARDMPEDFSARKSAKWKRYDYRIDNGRIPDVFRRLYSLHEPLQLNVSAMQMAASQLEGKHDFSAFAAAGSSAKSFVRTLYRCKVCWLDEQIAVTCIGDGFLYNMVRIIAGTLMDAGKGRTQPEEIPEVLASRDRTKAGETAPARGLTLTYVNYDASSPGEIFPEL from the coding sequence ATGCGCAACATCCTTCTGCGATTAGCCTATGATGGTACAAACTACCACGGATTCCAGCGCCAGCCAGAGGAACATGGACAAACTATCCAGGGAGAACTGGAAAAGGTCTGGAAGAAGCTTTTTGCCGAAGAAATAAAAATCACAACAGCGGGCAGGACGGATACTGGTGTACACGCTGCCGGCCAAGTGATTAATTTCTGCTCAGAAGCGCGTATTCCGCAGGAGAAGATTCCTAAGGCCATGAATAGTATTCTGCCGTATGATATCAGAATACGCGAGGCCAGGGATATGCCTGAAGATTTTAGTGCCAGGAAAAGCGCCAAGTGGAAGAGATACGATTATAGAATCGATAACGGACGAATTCCTGACGTATTCAGAAGACTGTATTCTCTCCATGAGCCGTTGCAGCTGAATGTCAGCGCCATGCAAATGGCTGCTTCCCAGCTTGAAGGGAAACATGACTTCAGTGCATTTGCCGCTGCCGGGTCTTCGGCTAAAAGTTTTGTCCGGACACTGTACCGCTGTAAAGTATGTTGGCTGGATGAACAAATCGCTGTTACCTGTATTGGTGACGGGTTTCTATATAACATGGTAAGAATTATTGCCGGTACCTTGATGGATGCGGGTAAAGGCCGAACACAGCCGGAAGAAATCCCTGAAGTACTAGCGTCCAGGGATCGAACCAAAGCAGGTGAAACTGCTCCGGCCAGAGGACTCACCTTGACCTATGTCAATTATGACGCATCCAGTCCCGGTGAAATCTTTCCGGAACTTTAA
- the rpmJ gene encoding 50S ribosomal protein L36 yields the protein MKVRPSVKPICEKCKIIRRHGKVMVICENPKHKQRQG from the coding sequence GTGAAAGTAAGACCTTCTGTGAAACCGATTTGTGAAAAGTGTAAAATTATTAGACGGCACGGAAAAGTAATGGTTATTTGCGAAAATCCGAAACATAAGCAACGCCAGGGCTAG
- a CDS encoding response regulator transcription factor: MKKILIIEDDLNIAELQQDYLEVEGFAADICTDGSAGLKQFQENGYDLLILDIMLPGLDGLEILRSLRDEKEVPVILVSAKKEEIDKIKGFNLGADDYITKPFSPGELIARVKAHLQNYEKLKKKFSEKQISNNAVVIRGLRIEKEARRVYIHNREANLAQKEFELLLYLAKHPNRVFGRDELFEKVWGLEALGDSATVTVHIARLRDKIESDPSNPQYIETVWGAGYRFRV; encoded by the coding sequence ATGAAAAAAATTCTGATTATTGAAGATGATCTGAATATTGCGGAACTGCAACAAGATTACCTGGAAGTGGAAGGTTTTGCAGCCGACATTTGTACGGATGGTTCTGCCGGTCTGAAGCAGTTCCAGGAAAACGGCTATGATCTTCTAATCCTTGATATCATGCTTCCGGGTCTGGATGGTCTGGAGATTCTGCGCAGTCTAAGAGATGAAAAAGAGGTCCCTGTGATTCTGGTATCTGCTAAAAAAGAGGAAATCGACAAAATCAAAGGCTTTAATCTCGGAGCGGATGATTATATCACGAAACCCTTCAGCCCCGGTGAACTTATCGCCAGGGTCAAAGCGCATCTGCAGAATTATGAAAAACTGAAGAAGAAATTCAGCGAAAAGCAGATAAGCAACAACGCTGTTGTGATCCGTGGACTCAGGATCGAGAAAGAAGCCCGCAGGGTCTATATCCATAACCGGGAAGCCAATCTCGCCCAGAAAGAATTTGAGCTGCTTTTATATCTGGCCAAGCATCCCAACCGGGTATTCGGCAGAGACGAATTATTCGAAAAGGTCTGGGGACTTGAGGCGCTCGGTGATTCCGCTACGGTCACGGTTCATATCGCCCGGCTGCGTGATAAAATTGAAAGCGACCCTTCCAACCCGCAATATATCGAAACGGTCTGGGGAGCGGGCTATCGGTTCAGGGTTTAA
- a CDS encoding ABC transporter ATP-binding protein: MEKVIEICSLTKLYKNGRGIDDINLEIDQGDIFGFLGPNGAGKTTAMKIMTGLIRPDRGDVRIFGHSITESYEKAMAEVGCIIEIADSYPFLTAYENLRQRARCYPGVDDHRIDEVLELTGMIKYKQEKPRKFSLGMKQRLGLAAAILARPKVLILDEPLNGLDVEGMIDVRNLIKQMAEQEGTTFFISSHLIHDVELTCSRIGVIVNGKMLNVDSTEKILQNYATLENYFVSEVERNGRV; encoded by the coding sequence ATGGAAAAAGTGATTGAAATATGCAGCCTGACCAAACTGTATAAAAACGGCCGGGGCATTGACGATATCAATCTGGAAATTGATCAGGGGGATATTTTTGGTTTTCTTGGGCCAAACGGTGCAGGAAAAACAACGGCAATGAAGATCATGACCGGATTGATCCGGCCGGACCGCGGTGACGTCAGGATTTTCGGGCATAGTATTACCGAATCATATGAGAAGGCCATGGCGGAAGTTGGCTGTATTATTGAAATTGCTGACTCTTATCCGTTCTTGACCGCTTATGAAAACTTAAGGCAGCGTGCCCGGTGTTACCCGGGAGTCGATGACCACAGAATTGATGAGGTTCTGGAGCTTACCGGTATGATCAAATACAAACAGGAAAAACCCAGGAAGTTCTCCCTAGGCATGAAGCAACGCTTGGGTTTAGCTGCGGCTATTCTGGCCAGGCCCAAAGTTTTGATCCTGGATGAGCCATTGAACGGACTCGATGTCGAGGGGATGATTGATGTCCGTAATCTCATTAAGCAGATGGCTGAACAGGAAGGAACCACCTTTTTTATTTCAAGCCATCTGATCCATGATGTTGAACTTACCTGCAGCAGAATCGGGGTCATCGTCAACGGAAAGATGCTCAATGTGGACAGCACGGAAAAGATTCTGCAAAATTACGCCACGTTGGAGAATTACTTTGTCAGTGAGGTGGAACGCAATGGCCGCGTATAA